The Canis aureus isolate CA01 chromosome 22, VMU_Caureus_v.1.0, whole genome shotgun sequence genome has a window encoding:
- the PLCD1 gene encoding 1-phosphatidylinositol 4,5-bisphosphate phosphodiesterase delta-1 isoform X1, whose amino-acid sequence MQCLGIPSRSRSRERYLQEESLKVAALNGQRLGLQHDEDLHALLKGSQLLKVKSNSWRRERFYKLQEDCKTIWQESRKVMRTPESQLFSIEDIQEVRKGHRTEGLEKFARDVPEDRCFSIVFKDQRNTLDLIAPSPAEAQHWVQGLRKIIHHSGSMDQRQKLQHWIHSCLRKADKNKDNKMSFKELQNFLKELNIQVDDSYARKIFRECDHSQTDSLEDDEIEAFYKMLTQRAEIDRTFAEAAGSGETLSVDQLVSFLQHQQREEAAGPALALSLIERYEPSETAKAQRQMTKDGFLMYLLSADGSAFSLAHRRVYQDMGQPLSHYLMSSSHNTYLLEDQLTGPSSTEAYIRALCKGCRCLELDCWDGPNQEPIIYHGYTFTSKILLCDVLRAIRDYAFKASPYPVILSLENHCSLEQQRVMARHLRTILGPMLLDRPLDGVTTSLPSPEQLKGKILLKGKKLGGLLPPGGEGGPEATVVSDEDEAAEMEDEAVRSRVQRKPREDKLRLVKELSDMVIYCKSVHFGGFSSPGTSGQAFYEMVSFSENRALRLLQESGNSFVRHNVNHLSRIYPAGWRTDSSNYSPVEMWNGGCQIVALNFQTPGPEMDVYQGRFQDNGACGYVLKPAFLRDLNSTFNSRALAQGPWWTRKRLSIRVISGQQLPKVNKNKNSIVDPKVTVEIHGVGRDMASRQTAVVTNNGFNPWWDTEFEFEVAVPELALVRFVVEDYDASSKNDFIGQSTIPLGSLKQGYRHVHLLSKNGDQHPSATLFVKVSLQD is encoded by the exons ATGCAGTGCCTGGGAATCCCGAGCCGCAGCCGCTCCAGAGAGCGTTACCTGCAGGAGGAGAGCCTCAAGGTGGCCGCGCTCAATGGGCAGAGGCTAG GTCTCCAGCACGATGAGGACCTACATGCACTGCTGAAGGGCAGCCAGCTCCTGAAGGTGAAATCCAACTCATGGCGGAGAGAGCGTTTCTACAAGTTGCAGGAAGACTGCAAGACCATCTGGCAGGAGTCCCGTAAGGTCATGCGGACCCCGGAGTCCCAGCTGT TCTCCATTGAGGACATTCAGGAGGTGCGGAAGGGCCACCGCACGGAGGGCCTGGAGAAGTTTGCCCGGGATGTGCCCGAGGACCGCTGCTTCTCCATTGTCTTCAAGGACCAGCGCAATACACTAGACCTCATCGCCCCATCGCCAGCTGAGGCCCAGCATTGGGTGCAGGGTCTGCGTAAGATCATCCACCACTCGGGCTCCATGGACCAGAGGCAGAAGCTGCAGCA CTGGATTCACTCCTGCTTGCGAAAAGCTGACAAAAACAAGGACAACAAGATGAGCTTCAAGGAGCTGCAGAACTTCCTGAAGGAACTCAACATCCAGGTGGATGACAGCTATGCCCGCAAGATCTTCAGG GAATGTGACCACTCCCAGACGGACTCCCTGGAGGACGATGAGATTGAGGCCTTCTACAAGATGCTGACCCAGCGGGCGGAGATTGACCGCACCTTCGCTGAGGCGGCGGGCTCTGGGGAGACACTGTCCGTGGACCAGTTAGTAAGCTTCCTGCAGCACCAGCAGCGGGAAGAGGCGGCAGGGCCTGCCCTGGCGCTCTCCCTCATTGAGCGCTATGAGCCCAGTGAGACTG CCAAGGCGCAGCGGCAGATGACCAAGGACGGCTTCCTCATGTACCTGCTGTCCGCCGACGGCAGCGCCTTCAGCCTGGCGCACCGGCGGGTCTACCAGGACATGGGCCAGCCGCTCAGCCACTACCTGATGTCCTCCTCGCACAACACCTACCTGCTGGAAGACCAGCTCACGGGGCCCAGCAGCACCGAGGCCTACATCCG GGCGCTGTGCAAGGGCTGCCGCTGCCTGGAGCTCGACTGCTGGGACGGCCCCAACCAGGAGCCCATCATCTACCATGGCTACACTTTCACCTCCAAGATCCTCCTCTGCGACGTGCTCAGGGCCATCCGGGACTACGCCTTCAAG GCGTCCCCGTACCCCGTCATCCTGTCCCTGGAGAACCACTGCAGCCTGGAGCAGCAGCGGGTGATGGCGCGACACCTGCGCACCATCCTGGGCCCCATGCTGTTGGACCGGCCGCTGGACGGGGTCACCACCAGTCTGCCTTCCCCTGAG CAACTGAAGGGGAAGATCTTGCTGAAGGGGAAGAAGCTTGGGGGCCTCCTGCCCCCTGGCGGGGAGGGCGGCCCTGAAGCCACTGTTGTGTCTGATGAGGATGAGGCTGCTGAGATGGAGGACGAGGCCGTGAGGAGCCGAGTGCAGCGCAAGCCCAGG GAGGACAAGCTCAGGCTAGTGAAGGAGCTCTCGGATATGGTCATTTACTGCAAGAGTGTCCACTTTGGGGGCTTCTCCAGCCCTGGCACCTCAGGGCAGGCCTTCTATGAGATGGTGTCCTTCTCTGAGAACCGCGCCCTCCGACTGCTCCAAGAATCAG GAAACAGCTTTGTTCGCCACAACGTCAATCACCTGAGCAGGATCTACCCTGCTGGCTGGAGAACGGACTCCTCCAACTACAGCCCTGTGGAGATGTGGAACGGGGGCTGCCAGATAG TGGCCCTGAATTTCCAGACACCTGGCCCGGAGATGGACGTGTACCAGGGCCGCTTCCAGGACAACGGGGCCTGTGGGTATGTGCTGAAGCCTGCCTTCCTGCGAGACCTGAACTCTACCTTTAACTCACGTGCCCTGGCTCAGGGGCCCTGGTGGACCAGGAAGCGGCTTAGCATCAGG GTCATCTCTGGACAGCAGTTGCCAAAAGTCAACAAGAATAAGAATTCAATAGTGGACCCCAAGGTGACGGTGGAGATCCATGGTGTGGGCCGCGACATGGCCAGCCGCCAGACTGCTGTCGTCACCAATAATG GTTTCAACCCGTGGTGGGACACAGAGTTCGAGTTTGAGGTGGCCGTGCCTGAGCTCGCCCTCGTGCGCTTTGTGGTGGAGGATTATGACGCATCCTCTAAGAACGACTTTATTGGCCAGAGCACCATCCCCTTGGGCAGCCTCAAGCAAG GATACCGCCATGTCCACCTCTTGTCAAAGAACGGAGACCAGCACCCATCTGCCACCCTCTTTGTGAAGGTGTCTCTCCAGGACTAG
- the PLCD1 gene encoding 1-phosphatidylinositol 4,5-bisphosphate phosphodiesterase delta-1 isoform X2, with protein sequence MDPRRDFLTLHGLQHDEDLHALLKGSQLLKVKSNSWRRERFYKLQEDCKTIWQESRKVMRTPESQLFSIEDIQEVRKGHRTEGLEKFARDVPEDRCFSIVFKDQRNTLDLIAPSPAEAQHWVQGLRKIIHHSGSMDQRQKLQHWIHSCLRKADKNKDNKMSFKELQNFLKELNIQVDDSYARKIFRECDHSQTDSLEDDEIEAFYKMLTQRAEIDRTFAEAAGSGETLSVDQLVSFLQHQQREEAAGPALALSLIERYEPSETAKAQRQMTKDGFLMYLLSADGSAFSLAHRRVYQDMGQPLSHYLMSSSHNTYLLEDQLTGPSSTEAYIRALCKGCRCLELDCWDGPNQEPIIYHGYTFTSKILLCDVLRAIRDYAFKASPYPVILSLENHCSLEQQRVMARHLRTILGPMLLDRPLDGVTTSLPSPEQLKGKILLKGKKLGGLLPPGGEGGPEATVVSDEDEAAEMEDEAVRSRVQRKPREDKLRLVKELSDMVIYCKSVHFGGFSSPGTSGQAFYEMVSFSENRALRLLQESGNSFVRHNVNHLSRIYPAGWRTDSSNYSPVEMWNGGCQIVALNFQTPGPEMDVYQGRFQDNGACGYVLKPAFLRDLNSTFNSRALAQGPWWTRKRLSIRVISGQQLPKVNKNKNSIVDPKVTVEIHGVGRDMASRQTAVVTNNGFNPWWDTEFEFEVAVPELALVRFVVEDYDASSKNDFIGQSTIPLGSLKQGYRHVHLLSKNGDQHPSATLFVKVSLQD encoded by the exons GTCTCCAGCACGATGAGGACCTACATGCACTGCTGAAGGGCAGCCAGCTCCTGAAGGTGAAATCCAACTCATGGCGGAGAGAGCGTTTCTACAAGTTGCAGGAAGACTGCAAGACCATCTGGCAGGAGTCCCGTAAGGTCATGCGGACCCCGGAGTCCCAGCTGT TCTCCATTGAGGACATTCAGGAGGTGCGGAAGGGCCACCGCACGGAGGGCCTGGAGAAGTTTGCCCGGGATGTGCCCGAGGACCGCTGCTTCTCCATTGTCTTCAAGGACCAGCGCAATACACTAGACCTCATCGCCCCATCGCCAGCTGAGGCCCAGCATTGGGTGCAGGGTCTGCGTAAGATCATCCACCACTCGGGCTCCATGGACCAGAGGCAGAAGCTGCAGCA CTGGATTCACTCCTGCTTGCGAAAAGCTGACAAAAACAAGGACAACAAGATGAGCTTCAAGGAGCTGCAGAACTTCCTGAAGGAACTCAACATCCAGGTGGATGACAGCTATGCCCGCAAGATCTTCAGG GAATGTGACCACTCCCAGACGGACTCCCTGGAGGACGATGAGATTGAGGCCTTCTACAAGATGCTGACCCAGCGGGCGGAGATTGACCGCACCTTCGCTGAGGCGGCGGGCTCTGGGGAGACACTGTCCGTGGACCAGTTAGTAAGCTTCCTGCAGCACCAGCAGCGGGAAGAGGCGGCAGGGCCTGCCCTGGCGCTCTCCCTCATTGAGCGCTATGAGCCCAGTGAGACTG CCAAGGCGCAGCGGCAGATGACCAAGGACGGCTTCCTCATGTACCTGCTGTCCGCCGACGGCAGCGCCTTCAGCCTGGCGCACCGGCGGGTCTACCAGGACATGGGCCAGCCGCTCAGCCACTACCTGATGTCCTCCTCGCACAACACCTACCTGCTGGAAGACCAGCTCACGGGGCCCAGCAGCACCGAGGCCTACATCCG GGCGCTGTGCAAGGGCTGCCGCTGCCTGGAGCTCGACTGCTGGGACGGCCCCAACCAGGAGCCCATCATCTACCATGGCTACACTTTCACCTCCAAGATCCTCCTCTGCGACGTGCTCAGGGCCATCCGGGACTACGCCTTCAAG GCGTCCCCGTACCCCGTCATCCTGTCCCTGGAGAACCACTGCAGCCTGGAGCAGCAGCGGGTGATGGCGCGACACCTGCGCACCATCCTGGGCCCCATGCTGTTGGACCGGCCGCTGGACGGGGTCACCACCAGTCTGCCTTCCCCTGAG CAACTGAAGGGGAAGATCTTGCTGAAGGGGAAGAAGCTTGGGGGCCTCCTGCCCCCTGGCGGGGAGGGCGGCCCTGAAGCCACTGTTGTGTCTGATGAGGATGAGGCTGCTGAGATGGAGGACGAGGCCGTGAGGAGCCGAGTGCAGCGCAAGCCCAGG GAGGACAAGCTCAGGCTAGTGAAGGAGCTCTCGGATATGGTCATTTACTGCAAGAGTGTCCACTTTGGGGGCTTCTCCAGCCCTGGCACCTCAGGGCAGGCCTTCTATGAGATGGTGTCCTTCTCTGAGAACCGCGCCCTCCGACTGCTCCAAGAATCAG GAAACAGCTTTGTTCGCCACAACGTCAATCACCTGAGCAGGATCTACCCTGCTGGCTGGAGAACGGACTCCTCCAACTACAGCCCTGTGGAGATGTGGAACGGGGGCTGCCAGATAG TGGCCCTGAATTTCCAGACACCTGGCCCGGAGATGGACGTGTACCAGGGCCGCTTCCAGGACAACGGGGCCTGTGGGTATGTGCTGAAGCCTGCCTTCCTGCGAGACCTGAACTCTACCTTTAACTCACGTGCCCTGGCTCAGGGGCCCTGGTGGACCAGGAAGCGGCTTAGCATCAGG GTCATCTCTGGACAGCAGTTGCCAAAAGTCAACAAGAATAAGAATTCAATAGTGGACCCCAAGGTGACGGTGGAGATCCATGGTGTGGGCCGCGACATGGCCAGCCGCCAGACTGCTGTCGTCACCAATAATG GTTTCAACCCGTGGTGGGACACAGAGTTCGAGTTTGAGGTGGCCGTGCCTGAGCTCGCCCTCGTGCGCTTTGTGGTGGAGGATTATGACGCATCCTCTAAGAACGACTTTATTGGCCAGAGCACCATCCCCTTGGGCAGCCTCAAGCAAG GATACCGCCATGTCCACCTCTTGTCAAAGAACGGAGACCAGCACCCATCTGCCACCCTCTTTGTGAAGGTGTCTCTCCAGGACTAG